atgactgtatttgaaaaccatttaatttgtttactccCTCATATATCAACTACTACACCTGCTGCACCCTCTCACTCTTGATGGTGTTTGAGGGACagaaagaatttaaaataaacataaacttaAATGCAACATAAGCATCATGTCAGTGGCTGCCTTATCTGTATGTTTAGGATCATTATCCTCCTGCATTGACAAAAACTGAAGgactgtttgttaacttcagTGAGAACTCTGACATTTCTAAAGTAAAGTTTATTCATATAGAAGAAAGTGTTAACAAGCTTAAAAGTTGAGGTGAGCAGTAAATAAAAAGGGTTAAACACACAGTATCGCTCTCAAACTGCTCCTCTTCCTGGAGTGAAGCACAGCCTGATAAACTTGACAGACTCCATTCACTGCAGAAACACATGTTGTTGAGATCAGAGATCAGACTAGTTTCAGTTATAAAGAAGAGAAACTCACACAGTCACTGACACTGAGAGGAGAAATGGCACAGAAAGGAGTTCAGCTGGACCGAGAAACCTTctcttgttccatctgtttggatctactgaaggatccggtgactacaacctgtggacacagctactgcatgaactgtattaaaggtttctgggatgaagaggacaggaagggaatccacagctgccctcagtgcgggaagactttcacaccgaggcctgtcctggagaaaaacaccatgttagcagctttagtggagcagctgaagaagactggactccaagctgctccagctgatcactgctatgctggacctgaagatgtggcctgtgatgtctgcactgggaggaagctgaaagcCATCAAGTCCTGTTTAGTCTGTCTGGcctcttactgtgagaaacacctccaacctcactgtgatgcagctccattaaagaaacacaagctggtggccccctccaagaagctccaggagaacatctgctctcgtcatgatgaggtgatgaagattttctgtcgtactgatcagcagagtaGCTGTTATCTCTGCAAAACAGATGCACATAAAGGCCATGAAACagtcccagctgcagcagaaaggactgagaagcagaaggagctcgaggtgagacgactaaacatccagcagagaatccaggagcgagagaaagatgtgaagctgcttcaacaggaggtggaggccatcaatggctctgctgataaagcagtggaggacagtgagaagatgttcactgagctgatccgtctcatccagaaaagaagctctgatgtgaagcagcaggtcagatcccagcaggaaactgaagtgagtcgagtcaaagagcttcaggagaagctggagcaggagatcgctgagctgaagaggaaagacggcgagctggagcagctctcacacacagaggatcacaaccagtttctacacaactacccctcactgtcagcactcagtgagtctacacactcatccagcatcaatattcgtcctctgaggtactttgaggatgtgacagcagctgtgtcagagaccagagataaactacaggacattctgagagaggaatggacaaacatctcactgacagtcactgaagaggatgttttactgtcaccaccagagccaaagaccagagctggattcttaaaatattcatgtgaaatcacactggatccaaacacagcacacagacGTCTGTTGTTATCTGAGGGGAACAGAAAAGCAACATTTatgaaacaacaacagtcttattctgatcatccagacagattcatTGGATGGTGTTTTCAggtcctgagtagagagagttTGACTGGAccttgttactgggaggtggagtggagaggggGAGGAGTTTATGTAGTAGTCGCATACAAGAATATCAGCAGAACAGGGTTGGACAATGAATGTTTATTTGGATTCAATGACAAATCTTGGGCATTACATTGTTACATAAAAAGTTATAAATTCTGGCACAACAATTTCCAAACTGTCCTCTCAGGTCCTCGgtcctccagagtaggagtgtacctggatcacagagcaggtattctgtctttctacagcgtctctgaaaccatgactctcctccacagagtccagaccacattcactcagccgctctatgctggactttttctttttaattatgaGGCCACTGCAGAGTTGATTAAAGTCAAACAGAGAAGACAGGTTGATGTTGATCCCTGACCATTATATGTACTTGTGTAGTTTCTAAATGAGGCTTTACATTTTAGAAGCTGAGAAGTTCAGTGGTCCATTGATGTGTGAAAATAATCTTGCACTGATTCAAACTGTTTTATTCTGTAGTTGCTGTAGTGGGTTGTCAAATGCAACAATATATCGAAGCTGCAGTGATTCATCAGTTAGTCAATGATTAGAGAATTGATTGTTTTATCATTATTGTAGTCACATTTAAAGCT
The sequence above is a segment of the Oreochromis aureus strain Israel breed Guangdong linkage group 3, ZZ_aureus, whole genome shotgun sequence genome. Coding sequences within it:
- the LOC120433810 gene encoding tripartite motif-containing protein 16-like — encoded protein: MAQKGVQLDRETFSCSICLDLLKDPVTTTCGHSYCMNCIKGFWDEEDRKGIHSCPQCGKTFTPRPVLEKNTMLAALVEQLKKTGLQAAPADHCYAGPEDVACDVCTGRKLKAIKSCLVCLASYCEKHLQPHCDAAPLKKHKLVAPSKKLQENICSRHDEVMKIFCRTDQQSSCYLCKTDAHKGHETVPAAAERTEKQKELEVRRLNIQQRIQEREKDVKLLQQEVEAINGSADKAVEDSEKMFTELIRLIQKRSSDVKQQVRSQQETEVSRVKELQEKLEQEIAELKRKDGELEQLSHTEDHNQFLHNYPSLSALSESTHSSSINIRPLRYFEDVTAAVSETRDKLQDILREEWTNISLTVTEEDVLLSPPEPKTRAGFLKYSCEITLDPNTAHRRLLLSEGNRKATFMKQQQSYSDHPDRFIGWCFQVLSRESLTGPCYWEVEWRGGGVYVVVAYKNISRTGLDNECLFGFNDKSWALHCYIKSYKFWHNNFQTVLSGPRSSRVGVYLDHRAGILSFYSVSETMTLLHRVQTTFTQPLYAGLFLFNYEATAELIKVKQRRQVDVDP